The Ananas comosus cultivar F153 linkage group 6, ASM154086v1, whole genome shotgun sequence genome segment ACGTACCTTTCCTAAGCCTTTAGCCTAAGCTATATACTCGAGTGACACAGTGATCCAACGTTAGCCAACTCTTTTTTGAACAAGTCCTTGAAATGCTTTCCTAGTGTTTTACAAAAGGGAATGTTCCTATACTCAAGGAAAACAACCAAGGGGCTCTCTGGTTCTAccgaaaaatatgaaaaaaataattttttataatttttttttcagttttttatttatttgattgcaAGAAAAATTAGAGACTGTTtagtttatcaaaaaaattgtaaaaaaaaaaaattatgtccaTTTGGTTGTAAAAAAGACTAGCTTTTTCGAAAAGCTACTTAATTTCCAAAATTTATAGGAAAAGTAACATCTTCGTTTTTCTTAAAAACATTGAAAAATTGAAACATCAATTTGCCATGAAATTcgaaaattagtttttcataaaTACAAACCAAACTAGCGgaaaactgaaaaataaattttatgaaaatttttttttgactaaaaatcTTTTTCCACTCTTTCCCGAGCAAAGCAAATATTCccttagttttttcttttagattttatagaaaactagcatttttatttttcaattttttcaaaaacaaaacactaattttttttttataNtttttttttttgagagagatagatagcatgctacccgcttcgtttatttcatttagaaataaactcagctggaaatgtgaatcaactaggattcaaacttgggtctcggataccaaccaccaagccctttgccacttgctctatggACGGTTAGTACGAGGGATGGTAGTTGTCAGCCAAAACTTTGATATATAGATAAGGCCCACATTTACACATTCATATATGGCCTTTTAACTTTTAAGaggaattttttaattttttaatttttttttgagagagatagatgcTATcggtttcgtttattttatttagaaataagtttagctagaaatgttaatcaattaggattcggacctcgggtaccaaccataaagtcctttgtcacttacGCTAGGGACAAtcggtttaaattttttttttttttgagaggagcTAAAATTGAGGATACCTAATACGATTTGCAGTGAATTTTATGTATTCCTTAATTAGACTCTTTAATTCCGGTGGAAAGCAAGTTATTATACATAGCTAAGGCAAAATACATGTTCTCACTCTCTATGTTCTAATCACGAGTTCccaaaaaacaaattatatgaTTTTGCACAAAGCTAGGTGCATAAGGGACAAAAATCAAgctaattaaagagagagagatccatTTGTATAATTTGATGCTTTTGCTGCGACATGTCACGGTAGATATCTGCAGGTCAAATTGCTGTTGAAGATGCACGCGAAGAATCCAATCTTAATGCCAACGTGAAAGTGCGCTTTAGAGCTTTTTCCAAACTTTGTATCTCTACTTCCCACGTCACAcccggacaaaaattttatgggcatccGTCCCCAAATAACTTGTTTGGAGATGAAGCAGATGGATGCCATGTGGTGTGCAGGCGTGACCATCTTTCTCTCACttgcttctttctctctctctctctctaaaaagttggaggccataatttttttttctttttttttttttgtttctgagGGTGGCGATGGATGCCAGTACACCATGCGGCATCCATCGACATCATCCCCAAAACTTGTTTCGGGAtgatgcccataaaatttttgtcccctcACACTCAGGGGCGAAGGcacaacttttatatatataaaaaagtcgCATTTGATGATCAACAAAGTTTTAAGTATCActtctaacttttatttttttatttatatatttataaattatactaAACTAATTCTATCATGCAATTTTGTTATgagatatataattatttaaagtattgcaagaatatatatatatatatatatatatatatatatatatatatatatatatatatatatatatatatatatatatatatatatatatatatatatatatatatatatatatatatatatatatatatatatatatatatatatatatatatatatatatatatatatatatatatatatatatatatatatatatatatatatatatatatatatatatatatatatatatatatatatatatatatatatatatatatatatatatatatatatatatatatatatatatatatatatatatatatatatatatatatatattttagacaaAAGTAGTACACTATCTGTCTCATTCAAGAAGAAATTGAATTTAGCTACAACTATGAGGCAGTTGGGTCTCGGAGTtgcaagaaaaatattattaatttttttggcgAGTTGAttagctaaaatatttttttcttaatttttgttaCAAGAAAGGTAGTAAATATTAacaatttacattatttttcctTCACTAATACAAAGAAAggataattgtttatatactccTCAAAACTTCTATCTTGTATAttcctgtttttttttgtttcaaatatacccatcATATATATCTCTGTCATTTTTTAATAACCACCCGCTAATTATCTTGGATTAAACccaaattaaatttctattcgagttaaaataaaattaaaatatctcttttgtctctaatttaagaataaataaaaaaaatttggtgacggtagaaggatgtattttaaaaaataaaataatagtttcACAGAAATAACaaatgttttaaatagtttaccAATCGAATTTaactttataaatatatttgaaataagttaaaatattaaaagaatatatttaatagtaatcttctaaaaaaaaaaaatacaaaagttgaaaacttttcaaaaatatataataagcaattgaccctataaaaaaaatttaagagccAAGTACGGGCGTGTGTCCCCAACTCTCGCTTGACCCCCTTGCATCGAGAAAGTTTACTATATCACATTTGAACcatatcatcaataacaagctaATCATATCtcttcattttaaaaaaaatataacaaaaatgtttttataattatgatggaataaataaattttttaaaaaatatttgatgaatatcacgtcatttttttttaaaaaagtaggtagcacgctactcgcttcatttatttcatttagaaataaatttagctagaaatgtgaatcaactaggattcaaatttgggtctcgagtatcaattattaaatcctttgccacttactctagaaacggtcggtatATCACGTCATTAATATAACCGATATATGGCATCCGTGCCCATGACCCAAGGTTCGGAAAGGAAGGAGGGGAGGAGAATGTTTGCGTGAACCTCAACCGGCCCCCTTTGGAATCCTAGTAAAGGACTTGGCCACTTTTGCTTTTTCATCTTTTTCACTTGGGAGgataaaataaagagataagATGATGggcatcttcttctctccccgGTCTCTCCTCGCCCTTTTATATATTCTACGTACCTTTCCTAAGCCTTTAGCCTAAGCTATATACAGATATACTCGAGTGACACAGTGATCCAACGTTAATTAGCCAACTCTTTTTTGAACAAGTCCTTGAAATGCTTTCCTAGTGTTTTACAAAACGTTCCTATACTCAAGGAAAACAACCAAGGGGCTCTCTGGTTCTaccgaaaaatttaaaaaaataattttttataattttttttttcagtttttatttgtttgattgcAAGAAAAATTTGAGACTCTACGTTtagtttatcaaaaaaattgtaaaaaaaaaaattatgtccaTTTGGTTGTAAAAAAGACTAGCTTTTTCGAAAAGCTACTTTCCAAAATTTATAGGAAAAGTAACATCTTCGTTTTTCTTAAAAACATTGAAAAATTGAAACATCAATTTGCCATGAAATTcgaaaattagtttttcataaaTACAAACCAAACTAGCGgaaaactgaaaaataaattttatgaaatttttttttttgactaaaaatcTTTTTCCACTCTTTCCCGAGCAAAGCAAATATTCccttagttttttcttttagattttatagaaaactagcatttttatttttcaattttttcaaaaacagaacactaattttttttttataaaatataaaaaataaaaaaattgctttCGATTCTCTATATTGATTACATATCCGTTTTTGATATCCGATTCTcattcacatttatttttacTGAATAcagatttgaattttagtatcccaccaatattcaaatttagattcagATTCAAAATGAAAACATGACTAAATATGGATTAGGTACCATCCGCTAGAGATCCGACCCGTTTTTATTCTGAGGGCGGAGAATTGCAGGTTTCTAAATACCAAAAAGTGCTCTGAGGCAAAGGGTGCAGTGGGCCATCTCGGGCCCACCGACACCTACCCCAGCCGTAAGTCTCACCCACCCAGAAAGCGCCACGTGTCACTGGCGGGATTCCTCTGCCACTCCATCCCTGCTTAGTGCTTACTCTCGCATTGTATTATAGTCCCCCACCCCCCCGTTTCACTCTCCCTTGAGTGACTCACCCGTAGTAAAATAGCTGTGTTTTCATGCTAGATATATTGTAAAATACCCGTAGTAGTGATTTGttcgaggaggagggagagctAGGAGAGCTACAAAGCATCCGCCGCCCGATggaggcggcagcggcagcggcagcgggaGCGGAGAGTGGGCCGGTCGCTCTGCCGTTCGATTCACACAGGCTGGCGTACCTGTGTGCTGCATGCTACGCACAGCTGCACGTTTCGCGATGCGTGTGCGAGGCCTGCGAGCGCGCCATCGCTGCTGTCGACTGCCGAGCCGATGACGCTGCGCTCTGCGCCGACTGCGACGTGCAGGTGCACTCCGCAAACACCCTCGACTGCCGCCAACACCGCTTCCCTGCGTTCCCCCTCTCCGCTGCAGCAGCAGAAGCCTTTTGTGATGAGGAGCTAGAACTGGAGGCTGCAGCAGCCGGGTCGTGGCCGCTCCTCGATGAGAACTACTACAACGACGATGCCGGCGATGCAGGATTGCCTCCGTACGGAGAGGTTGACGAGTATTTGGATCTTGCGGAGCACGACTACGATCTGTTCTACAACCAGACGCAAGAGGATCGGCGATGGCCCGTGAGCTGCGACGAGAACGAAGCGCGCGAGTGCGAGGTTCCTTCGCAGCCGCAGCTGCGGCGTGAGGCTTCGAATTGTAAAGCAGGGTCCGGTTACACAGCTTCC includes the following:
- the LOC109711898 gene encoding zinc finger protein HD1-like, with product MEAAAAAAAGAESGPVALPFDSHRLAYLCAACYAQLHVSRCVCEACERAIAAVDCRADDAALCADCDVQVHSANTLDCRQHRFPAFPLSAAAAEAFCDEELELEAAAAGSWPLLDENYYNDDAGDAGLPPYGEVDEYLDLAEHDYDLFYNQTQEDRRWPVSCDENEARECEVPSQPQLRREASNCKAGSGYTASYSSSVSFSSMEAIAVPDTTLSDTTNSYLLHCKGTIDLFSGPSLQLPLHFKSVDRKARVLRYREKRKTRKFEKTIRYASRKAYAESRPRIKGRFVKRSDLALKVDKIDVFSYCDIPW